The region AAATTTCACGAGATTTAGCACCAAAGATAGCGAGCTAGACCTTGTTCTTGGTGGCGGCGTGGTCGAGGGCTCGCTTGTTTTAATAGGCGGCAGTCCAGGCATTGGCAAATCAACCCTGCTTCTAAAAATCGGCTCAAATTTAGCAAAAGATGGCAAAAAAACGCTCTATGTAAGCGGCGAAGAGAGCCAAAGCCAGATAAAAATGAGAGCTGATAGGCTAAATGCGGTGGATAAAAATTTATACCTGCTAACTGAAATTTGCCTAGAAGATATCATGCTAGAAGTGCAAAAGAGCGACTACAAGGTGCTAGTCATTGACTCCATTCAAACTCTTTATAGTCAAAATATAACCTCCGCCCCAGGCTCGATCACGCAGGTTCGAGAGATCACATTTGAGCTGATGAGGCTTGCAAAGAGCCAAAATATCTGCGTTTTCATCATCGGACACATAACCAAAGAGGGCTCAATCGCAGGGCCAAGAGTGCTTGAGCACATGGTAGATGTGGTGCTTTATTTTGAGGGTGACGCGAGCAGAGAGCTAAGAATTTTACGTGGGTTTAAAAACCGCTTTGGCTCGACTAGTGAGGTTGGTATATTTGAGATGAGCCAGCATGGGCTTGTGAGCGCAAATGAGGTTTCTAGTAAATTTTTCACACGTGGCGGGGCGATGAGTGGCAGTGCGATC is a window of Campylobacter concisus DNA encoding:
- the radA gene encoding DNA repair protein RadA, with the protein product MAKAKPVFECQACGNQQAKWLGKCPQCGAWDSFVELSQQEIKISKEIAKSSGTPSKAISIDEVEIQNFTRFSTKDSELDLVLGGGVVEGSLVLIGGSPGIGKSTLLLKIGSNLAKDGKKTLYVSGEESQSQIKMRADRLNAVDKNLYLLTEICLEDIMLEVQKSDYKVLVIDSIQTLYSQNITSAPGSITQVREITFELMRLAKSQNICVFIIGHITKEGSIAGPRVLEHMVDVVLYFEGDASRELRILRGFKNRFGSTSEVGIFEMSQHGLVSANEVSSKFFTRGGAMSGSAITIIMEGSRALSIEIQALVCESAYPKRSSTGFERNRLDMLLALLERKLEIPLGHYDVFINVSGGVKISETAADLAVIAAIISSFKNRPISKDSIFIGELSLNGEIREIFNLDQRLKEAKTQKFKNAIIPNKPLDTQGLKCFYAKDITQVLEWM